The Calditrichota bacterium genomic sequence AACCGGTTCGTTATCGATCGAATGAAAATCCACATCGTTTTCGGTAATGGCAATGGACGCGACAATTTCTTTTACGCCTTCGGCTTTTCCATGAGGGATGGCGACGTGACCGCCAACGCCAGTACTCATCACTTTTTCTCTGTCTAAAATCGCCTGCAAAATTTTATCGCGACTGGCAATTTTTTTCTTTTCATACAAATGATCCACCATCTCTTTAATCGCTGATATTTTATCCTGACTCTTCAGCGGGATGATTATCAGATCATCTGAAAGTATGTCGCTCAATTTCATGATCTTTCCTCCAACGGGAATAAAAAAAAATGCTACAAAGGGAGAAATAGTTTCTCTCTCAAGAATGGACGTTTAACTATTATTATCCTTCAGTAGCGAGTCCGCAATTCTTTGAATGTATCAGTCAAAACTAAACCGAAAGATTTATTTTAAATTCGAATGACCAATATCTTAAACGTCAGAAATTACTACGGAACTATGAATTTAATTGCAAATCAATTCTTGAATTTCTGCAAATTTTCATTTGCAGCGCACACAGGGCGCCGGATGAATTTAGCAAAAATCCTTTTCTTTTTTCTAAACTAAAATTTATATCCAAAATCTCTCAACAATTTTTTCCTTTCAGCAATCTCTTTTTCTGTTTCAATGCCCAGCGTTTTTAATCCGTCAATCACGCCAAGAATACCCCGCCCTTGATCGGTTTCTGCAACGACGACTTCCACGGGATTGGCGGTGGCGCAAAAAATATTCACCACTTCGGGCACATTTTTTACGGCAGCCAGTACGTTGATGGGGAAGGCGTTTTTCATGAACAAAATGAAACTGTGTCCGGCTTTCAGTTGCACCGCGTTTCGTTGCGCGAGTTCTATCAGTTCGTCGTCATTGCCGGACCAGCGCACTAACCGTTTTTCCGAGGCCTCGCAAAAAGCCACACCAAATTTAATCTGCGGCACCGAGTTGACCAGAGCTTCGTGAATGTCTTCCACGGTTTTAATGAAATGAGATTGCCCCAAAATAAAATTCAGATTTTCCGGATTATCTATTTTGAACACTAAAAGTTCCATTTTGGCCCCTCAATTTATTGGGAAATATTGATTCTGTTCAAAAAATATTTCACAACGCACACTGTTCAATTCGGTAAAGTTAATCAATTTGAAATAATAAGTCAAGCTTTTTATTGAAAAAATTGCATCTCCGACATTCCTTCGCCCAAAAATCGCTTGATTTTTATGAAATTTTGTCGTACCATATTTCTTAAAAAATATCGAATTATCAAATCAACGCCAATGAAACGATTACCCTCATCCATTTGTTTCTTTTTTTTGCTGACGCAATTCAGTTTCGCCTTCGGGCAAACCGCGGATGCTGCAACATTGCTGGTTCCGGAAAGTTTGGAGTTTCATCTCAAATATTTCAACATGCATGTCGCAACGCTGACGTTTCATCTCACTGACGCGGCGGAAGCGGATGATTCCTATTTGCTGACCGTCGATGCTAAATCCGCTTCAACGGCGAACAAGCTGTTTCCGGTGGACAATCGTTACGAGCTATCTTTCGCTAAAGCAAATTTCTTGCCGAGCTTTGCCAAAAAGAAAATTATTCAAAAAAATGTCCGCTACCAACGTTTTCTGAAATTTAATCACGCCGCCGGCGAAGTGGCAGTGGACGACACGTTCCACTACGCTGTGCCGGAGCCATGTTTTGACTATTTTTCCATGCTCTATTTTTTGCGCTTTTCTGTGCCGGATTCGTCCCAAACAACGCGTTTGTTTTTGGACGGAGAATTTATTGTCTCGGAAGTGATTGTCGCTTCGCTGCCGGATACGGTGCGGATTTCTGTGCCGGCGGGAAAATTTGCGGCGACGCAGATGAAACTGGAGTTCGTTAAGCGAAACAACCAAAAGAGACCCTGGAAAACGGATTTGCTGACCAATCGTTTGACCAAATCCGGTTCTAATGTGTCGGTTTATTTCTCTGCTGACAGTCGTCGGCTGCCGTTAAAAATTACTTATCGAAATTCGTGGCTTCGCACCAGCCTGGAACTCGTTGATTATTAATGCGGAGAGTAGTTTAATTTGCTTGAATTTAATTGGATCTGCGCTGCGGCGTTCGGCGTCGGCTACTTCGCGCTGGCAATGGTTTTGGTCGTAGGGCTGAACAGGAAATTTGATCTTGTCGGAGAAGATGACTTGCCCTCCGTTTCCGTGATCGTGGCGGCGCGGAACGAAGAAGAGAATATCGCTGCCTGTCTCGCGGCGCTGGATCAGCTCGATTATCCGCGCGAATTGTTGGAAATTGTCGTTGTGAATGACCGCTCCCAAGATCGCACTCACGAAATTATTTCTCGGTTTGTGCGGAAAAATCCCGATTTCACCTATTTGAATCTAAAAAATAAGTCGACAAAATTATCAGGGAAAGCAGCGGCGTTGGCGCAAGGAATTGAAATGAGCCGCGGGCAATTGATTTTCATCACCGACGCCGATTGCATTGTCCGGCCGCGATGGCTGCACCGGATGCAGCGCCATTTTTCGCCGGAAGTGGGAATTGTCGTTGGTTTCACAGTGCTGGGTTCCGAGAAAAATATTTTTGCCAAATTACAGGCGCTGGATTGGATCTATTTGCTTTCCGCTGCCGCCGGAGCCATCGGATTGGGTTATCCGCTGAGTTGGATCGGGAACAATTTCGCCATTCGAAGAGAGACTTACGACGACGTCGGCGGGTATCAGGGTGTCGGCTACAGCCTGACGGAAGATTTTGCTCTGCTGCGCGCAGTCGCCCGGCGCACAAACTGGCGCGTCGCTTTTTCCGCGGCGCGCGATGGCTTGGTGACCAGCCAGCCCGTGCGGACATTCGCTGATTTTATTTCGCAGCGCAAACGCTGGGCAATCGGCGGCGCAAATGTGCATTGGCTGGGAAAAATTTTGATCGTTTTCAGTTTTTTCGTGCACCTGATTGCCATTGGCAGTGCCCTCTCCGGCGTGAGTTTTTTCAGCGCTATTTTATTTGCGTCAATTTTTATTGGCGATTTTTTGATATTGTACAAATTACTGAAAAAATTTGAACTGTGGCGTCTGCTTCCGCTGCTGCCAATTTACAAATTGTTTTCATTTTTCTACATGCTTATTTTGGCGCTAATATTAGTGTTCCACCGCCGCGTTGTCTGGAAAGGTATTCAATATCAAAGATGATTTGAAATGATGAAAAACAAGCCGATTCTGGCGCATTACTACATCACTTACCGCTGCAATGCGCGCTGCGTTTATTGCGATATTCCAGGGAAAAGCAGAAGACGCCAAAATCGCGACGCACGGCTGGAGCACGTCCTGGAAAATCTCCCGCAGTTGCGTTCGCTGGGAGTGCGGTTTGTCGATTTTACCGGCGGCGAGCCTTTGCTGCATCCTGATCTTCCTGACATGCTCCGCGCCGCAAAAAAAATCGGGCTGCGCACCACAGTGACGACTAATTGCGCGTTTTATCCCCAGCGGGCAAAGGAATTGCGCGGCTTGGTGGATTTGCTCCATTTCTCACTGGACTCCACAAATGAACAAGAAAACGACACCCTTCGTGGCAAGGGCAGCTTTCGCGATGTGATGCGGAGTATTGAGATTGCCAAAAAATTAGGCGAAAGACCGGATTTATTGTTCACTGTGACCGATGCAAATTACCGTGCCATTGACGAGCTCAGTCGTTTTGCGCGCAAGGAAAAATTGATGTTGATCGTCAATCCATTTTTTGCGTACGCTCGACAAAATCCGATCACGCTGAACGCGCTGAATTATCTAGAGCAATTTTTTGGGGCGCCGTTTGTTTATTTCAATAGGGCTTTCCATCGTTTGATTCGCGTCGGCGGCAACGACAGGCTACGCCCGCGCTGTCGGGTGGGCGCTGCCGTCGTTGTTGTTTCTCCGCAAAATGAAATTTTGCTGCCCTGCTACCATCGCGTGCAGCGGCGGATTCCCATTTGCGGAAATTTAAAAGAACTTTGGCTCAGTCCGAGGACGCAAAATTATCGCAGAAAAAGCGGAAGTTTTTCTTTCTGTCAGGGCTGCACCATCAATTGTTATTTTGACCCGTCATTTTTGTACGAAATGGATGCTTATTTTTGGTTGAGCCTGTTTTCCAAAATGCGCTACGGATTTGACAAGTATGTTCGGGCTTTATTTTAAAATTCAAAATTTAGGATATTTTTTCATGCACTTTCCCACAGAGTGGATTCTGCCGATTTTTCTTTACGCCGAGACTCACTACAAATTCAAAGGAATTTTCAGTCGTTTGTTCAAAAAAGAGCCGGAAATTGTTGCGGATGCGCCGTTTCGCATTGACGCGGGAAAACCGATTCCTGTTTTGATTTTTGTCAAAGACGCTCATCGTTATCCCATTGAACTGGAAAAAATTCAGATTGAAATAGGAAATAGGGGAGAGACGAGGCTTTTTGAGATTAAAATTTCTAAAATAAAAATTGATGAAAAATTTTGGCATCGAATATTTTTTGTGGACCTGCCGGAGAGTTTTCGCGGCGACGTCAAACTGGACGTGGGCATTGAAATTCGTATGGCAGGAAAACCTCGCCGTTATCGGAACGATAATTACCGGATTTCCTCGCATTTGCCTTTGCGCGTTTTTGTTTCCGATGAACCAGTGCCTCGTTTCCAAGACTTGTATTTC encodes the following:
- a CDS encoding PTS sugar transporter subunit IIA; its protein translation is MKLSDILSDDLIIIPLKSQDKISAIKEMVDHLYEKKKIASRDKILQAILDREKVMSTGVGGHVAIPHGKAEGVKEIVASIAITENDVDFHSIDNEPVRLIFLLVGPPDKTGPHLKALSRISRLLTLKDFRNKLLHSRTPQEVMRVIEEGEEHYFETN
- a CDS encoding DUF3108 domain-containing protein, which produces MKRLPSSICFFFLLTQFSFAFGQTADAATLLVPESLEFHLKYFNMHVATLTFHLTDAAEADDSYLLTVDAKSASTANKLFPVDNRYELSFAKANFLPSFAKKKIIQKNVRYQRFLKFNHAAGEVAVDDTFHYAVPEPCFDYFSMLYFLRFSVPDSSQTTRLFLDGEFIVSEVIVASLPDTVRISVPAGKFAATQMKLEFVKRNNQKRPWKTDLLTNRLTKSGSNVSVYFSADSRRLPLKITYRNSWLRTSLELVDY
- a CDS encoding glycosyltransferase; its protein translation is MLEFNWICAAAFGVGYFALAMVLVVGLNRKFDLVGEDDLPSVSVIVAARNEEENIAACLAALDQLDYPRELLEIVVVNDRSQDRTHEIISRFVRKNPDFTYLNLKNKSTKLSGKAAALAQGIEMSRGQLIFITDADCIVRPRWLHRMQRHFSPEVGIVVGFTVLGSEKNIFAKLQALDWIYLLSAAAGAIGLGYPLSWIGNNFAIRRETYDDVGGYQGVGYSLTEDFALLRAVARRTNWRVAFSAARDGLVTSQPVRTFADFISQRKRWAIGGANVHWLGKILIVFSFFVHLIAIGSALSGVSFFSAILFASIFIGDFLILYKLLKKFELWRLLPLLPIYKLFSFFYMLILALILVFHRRVVWKGIQYQR
- a CDS encoding radical SAM protein; the protein is MMKNKPILAHYYITYRCNARCVYCDIPGKSRRRQNRDARLEHVLENLPQLRSLGVRFVDFTGGEPLLHPDLPDMLRAAKKIGLRTTVTTNCAFYPQRAKELRGLVDLLHFSLDSTNEQENDTLRGKGSFRDVMRSIEIAKKLGERPDLLFTVTDANYRAIDELSRFARKEKLMLIVNPFFAYARQNPITLNALNYLEQFFGAPFVYFNRAFHRLIRVGGNDRLRPRCRVGAAVVVVSPQNEILLPCYHRVQRRIPICGNLKELWLSPRTQNYRRKSGSFSFCQGCTINCYFDPSFLYEMDAYFWLSLFSKMRYGFDKYVRALF